A DNA window from Paenibacillus sp. HWE-109 contains the following coding sequences:
- a CDS encoding PAS domain S-box protein, producing MSLLMKINSNGEPVFEQVFNLAPNAIALAGIDGKIGKVNEAFTQTLGYSQQMAAEMTLEQLVLPEDLQSFRTCLEEAHLQNERNHELEIRCISNNGSLIWKAIKFSLVRDGNGDPHYFILHLTTISPPKGKEQKLEGIDHWYDLIFKNARDIITLVNPDGTIEYLSPSICDLLGYDPEELVGKNSNELNHPEDMAMLQSVILSDQPTLTYRARHKNGTYVWLETATKLIHDAEGRLQKILGIGRDVTERKTYQDSLAEAQHIAALGSWEIDFLEEKIAFSEEFYRIYQISKSDLPSDPTALVILVHPEDRGQFQTFINQAKQLRQGPTSLEFRNLQSDGTVKYMQIRVSVLFDEEGKPIKMSGTTQDITERKKAELNLQESVERYTSLKKYNHDAVISLDVKGTIINTNDMAAKLTGFSISEMRGENISKFIGEQNVARILSGVIEDVTAERHINAIKHKDGAEIEVLATIAPIIINKKNVGYYVIAKDMTEQKTLLIAKEAAEKTNKAKSEFLAMMSHEIRTPMNGVIGMTDLLLHTTELDEEQKEYVQIIHKSGNTLITIINDILDFSKIEAGKTVLQQQAMDIRDCISETRDILFAKAQEKNLSIDISVSPKIPYTLIGDYDRIKQILLNLLSNAIKFTYNGGVSIVVENGMSECKRRQLQFTIKDTGIGIPKEKLEHLFNPFYQLDSFMTRKSEGTGLGLAISKKLVGLMDGDIWVEHTDELGATFVCTIWLKEHEQAAALTPFSIGEDMIKQRPLNILIAEDNEINQITLRKMIEKMGHNTSIAENGNQVIRALAYESYDIIFMDIRMPELSGLEATKQIKANMPPEKTPFIIAVTANALMGDREKCLEAGMDDYISKPIKSGILFEMIEKYERKLLHMRG from the coding sequence ATGTCTTTATTGATGAAAATAAATTCCAATGGCGAGCCTGTTTTTGAGCAAGTGTTCAATTTGGCGCCAAACGCTATTGCTTTGGCAGGTATAGATGGCAAGATCGGCAAGGTTAATGAAGCCTTCACTCAAACCCTGGGCTACTCGCAGCAAATGGCGGCTGAAATGACACTTGAGCAGTTGGTCCTGCCCGAGGATCTTCAGAGTTTCCGCACCTGTCTGGAAGAAGCACATCTTCAGAATGAACGGAACCATGAGCTTGAAATACGATGCATCTCGAATAACGGGAGTCTGATATGGAAGGCCATCAAGTTCTCATTGGTTCGCGATGGCAATGGGGACCCTCATTATTTTATCCTACATCTCACTACGATCTCACCCCCCAAAGGCAAGGAACAGAAATTAGAGGGGATTGACCATTGGTATGATCTTATCTTCAAAAATGCCCGGGATATTATTACATTAGTCAATCCAGATGGCACTATTGAATATTTGTCTCCCTCTATTTGTGATTTACTAGGGTATGACCCGGAAGAATTGGTTGGCAAAAACAGCAATGAACTGAATCATCCAGAAGATATGGCGATGTTGCAATCGGTTATTTTGTCAGATCAGCCCACGTTGACCTATCGGGCTCGTCATAAGAATGGGACTTATGTTTGGTTAGAAACAGCAACCAAACTGATTCATGATGCGGAAGGTCGGCTCCAGAAGATACTGGGAATCGGACGTGATGTGACAGAACGCAAAACATATCAAGACAGCCTCGCAGAAGCTCAGCATATCGCCGCGCTTGGCAGTTGGGAAATTGATTTCCTTGAAGAAAAAATTGCATTTTCCGAGGAATTTTATCGCATTTATCAGATATCCAAAAGTGATTTGCCATCAGACCCGACGGCTCTAGTTATACTTGTTCATCCGGAAGACAGGGGTCAATTTCAAACGTTTATTAACCAAGCTAAGCAGTTAAGACAAGGCCCTACGAGCCTGGAATTTCGCAATTTGCAATCCGATGGTACGGTGAAGTATATGCAGATCCGCGTTTCTGTTCTCTTCGATGAAGAGGGGAAGCCTATCAAGATGAGCGGTACAACGCAGGATATCACGGAACGCAAGAAAGCTGAGTTAAACCTGCAGGAGTCTGTAGAACGTTATACTTCTTTGAAGAAATACAACCATGATGCCGTCATTTCGCTGGATGTGAAGGGGACGATCATAAATACGAACGATATGGCGGCCAAACTGACAGGCTTTAGTATTTCGGAAATGAGAGGGGAGAACATCTCCAAATTCATCGGGGAACAAAATGTTGCCCGCATCTTGTCTGGTGTGATCGAAGATGTGACGGCTGAGCGCCACATCAATGCAATCAAACATAAAGACGGCGCGGAGATCGAGGTTTTGGCAACGATCGCACCGATCATCATTAATAAGAAAAACGTCGGCTATTACGTGATCGCCAAAGATATGACCGAGCAAAAAACATTGCTTATCGCCAAGGAAGCTGCCGAGAAAACCAATAAAGCCAAAAGTGAGTTTCTAGCGATGATGAGCCATGAAATTCGGACACCCATGAACGGGGTGATCGGCATGACCGATTTGCTGCTGCATACGACGGAGTTGGACGAAGAACAAAAAGAATATGTACAAATCATCCATAAAAGCGGCAACACACTAATAACGATTATCAATGATATCCTCGATTTCTCGAAGATTGAAGCGGGCAAGACGGTTCTGCAGCAGCAAGCGATGGATATCAGGGATTGCATCTCTGAAACACGCGATATTTTATTCGCCAAAGCTCAGGAGAAAAATCTGTCTATTGATATTTCAGTGAGTCCGAAGATCCCCTATACATTAATCGGTGACTATGACCGGATCAAACAAATTCTGCTGAATCTGCTTAGCAATGCTATTAAGTTCACCTATAATGGCGGCGTTTCAATTGTAGTGGAGAATGGCATGAGTGAATGCAAGAGGCGTCAGCTTCAATTTACGATCAAGGATACGGGCATTGGCATTCCGAAAGAAAAGCTTGAGCACTTATTTAATCCGTTTTATCAGTTAGACAGCTTTATGACACGCAAATCAGAAGGAACCGGCCTCGGCTTGGCGATCAGTAAAAAGCTGGTGGGGTTAATGGACGGGGATATCTGGGTTGAACATACAGACGAGCTTGGTGCAACTTTTGTCTGTACGATTTGGCTTAAGGAGCATGAACAAGCTGCCGCGTTAACGCCTTTCTCAATCGGTGAGGATATGATTAAACAACGACCGCTTAACATTTTGATAGCAGAAGATAATGAGATTAATCAGATTACACTGAGGAAAATGATCGAAAAAATGGGCCATAACACGAGTATCGCGGAAAATGGCAATCAGGTCATTCGCGCACTGGCTTATGAATCTTACGATATCATCTTCATGGACATCCGCATGCCGGAGCTTAGTGGCCTGGAAGCTACGAAGCAGATTAAGGCTAACATGCCGCCTGAGAAAACCCCTTTTATTATTGCGGTAACCGCGAATGCTTTAATGGGTGATCGTGAGAAATGCCTGGAAGCCGGCATGGATGATTACATCAGTAAGCCGATTAAAAGCGGGATTCTATTCGAAATGATTGAGAAGTATGAGAGAAAGCTGCTGCATATGCGTGGATAA
- a CDS encoding FMN-dependent NADH-azoreductase: MATLLYVTAHPNDHQTSYSLAVGKEFVEAYREANPSDEVIHVDLYQQDIPQIDAEVFGAWGKLQSGTAFDQLADSEKAKVARLGALVDQFVAADKYVFVSPMWNFSFPPVLKAYIDSVAVAGKTFKYTEAGPVGLLTNKKGLHIQASGGIYSEGPAAAMESGFSYLKKISLFFGIPSFEALFVEGMALAPDQAQAIKEKAIVKAKELAASF; encoded by the coding sequence ATGGCAACTTTATTGTACGTAACTGCACATCCGAACGATCACCAGACTTCTTATAGTTTGGCAGTAGGTAAAGAATTCGTTGAGGCTTACCGTGAAGCAAATCCTTCCGATGAAGTCATTCATGTGGATCTATACCAACAAGATATTCCTCAAATTGACGCAGAGGTATTTGGCGCTTGGGGCAAATTGCAATCCGGAACGGCTTTTGATCAACTAGCGGATTCAGAAAAAGCGAAAGTAGCACGCTTAGGCGCACTTGTTGACCAATTCGTTGCTGCTGATAAATATGTATTTGTATCCCCAATGTGGAATTTCTCCTTCCCTCCAGTTTTGAAAGCTTACATTGATTCCGTAGCTGTTGCGGGTAAAACTTTCAAATACACAGAGGCAGGTCCTGTTGGCTTGCTGACAAACAAAAAAGGTCTGCACATCCAAGCAAGCGGCGGCATCTATTCCGAAGGTCCAGCGGCTGCTATGGAAAGTGGCTTCAGCTACCTGAAAAAAATCTCCCTCTTCTTCGGCATCCCTTCCTTCGAAGCGCTGTTTGTAGAAGGTATGGCTCTTGCTCCTGACCAAGCTCAAGCCATTAAAGAGAAAGCCATCGTTAAAGCAAAAGAACTTGCAGCAAGCTTCTAA
- a CDS encoding extracellular solute-binding protein translates to MLKKHRKLMLVTLTACLSASSLVACSSGGSSSGSSASPAVSNAASAAPTAAGPKPELKSLQIYQKEDYNTYPVAKFLEQATGYKVQYEMLPQDKPQDKLNILIASGEPYDAVTTLGSTDFKALYSDYAKKGALIDLGPLIDKFGPNIKAAVDPEALEAAKIDGKLYGIPTKSLNTVVSSLYIRQDWLDKVGLKMPTTLDELVAVLKAFKEKDPGGNGDKNIGLTMSGEASFISNIVGAFGMPNYWNEVNGKLTPRVMDPAFKEYTAFVADLFKQGLIDKEFAANKDATSKEKFTSGKAGVIMMNWSDVPAITDALVKNVPTAKAGFMSALKGKDGKAALSAAKGFDRITFIPKASKHPEDAIKWMNAKLEKETFKTMAIGEENKHYTFKDGTYAPIQPIFTEERNQANNFLTGTDDKNYPTYWQARVRKDMRLFDAWNLMNGLAPASTKVVDQLGYAPYMAIFSKNFLQLNTMSSDYTTKLIFGAEPASGIDAFITKFKAAGADDSFKEVNDWYATVKK, encoded by the coding sequence ATGTTGAAAAAACACAGGAAGCTGATGCTTGTCACGCTTACAGCTTGTTTATCCGCTTCATCGCTTGTCGCTTGTTCCTCGGGTGGCTCCAGCTCCGGAAGCTCCGCTTCTCCAGCGGTTTCCAATGCCGCATCTGCAGCGCCTACCGCAGCAGGTCCCAAGCCTGAACTGAAATCTTTGCAGATTTATCAAAAAGAAGATTACAACACGTATCCGGTAGCCAAATTCCTGGAACAAGCAACAGGATATAAAGTGCAATACGAAATGCTCCCGCAAGATAAGCCGCAGGATAAATTAAACATCTTGATCGCATCCGGCGAACCGTATGATGCTGTAACAACTCTCGGGTCCACTGATTTCAAAGCGCTTTACTCTGATTATGCCAAAAAAGGCGCTTTGATCGATTTGGGACCGCTGATCGATAAATTTGGCCCCAACATCAAAGCGGCCGTTGACCCGGAAGCGCTGGAAGCCGCCAAAATCGATGGCAAGCTGTACGGCATTCCAACCAAAAGCTTGAATACCGTCGTCTCCAGCTTATATATTCGCCAGGATTGGCTCGATAAAGTAGGTCTCAAAATGCCAACGACGCTCGATGAGCTTGTGGCCGTATTGAAAGCGTTCAAGGAGAAAGATCCAGGCGGCAACGGCGATAAGAATATCGGATTGACCATGAGCGGGGAAGCTTCTTTCATCAGCAATATTGTAGGCGCTTTCGGAATGCCGAACTACTGGAATGAGGTGAATGGTAAGCTGACCCCTCGTGTGATGGATCCTGCATTCAAAGAATACACAGCTTTCGTTGCCGATCTATTCAAACAAGGATTGATCGATAAAGAGTTTGCAGCGAACAAGGACGCTACCTCCAAGGAGAAATTCACGAGCGGCAAAGCCGGGGTCATCATGATGAACTGGTCGGATGTGCCGGCGATTACGGATGCGTTGGTCAAAAATGTTCCTACGGCGAAGGCTGGCTTTATGTCCGCACTCAAAGGCAAAGATGGCAAAGCAGCGTTATCCGCTGCCAAAGGGTTTGACCGCATTACCTTCATCCCCAAAGCTTCCAAGCATCCCGAAGATGCCATCAAATGGATGAATGCCAAGCTGGAGAAAGAAACATTCAAAACGATGGCCATCGGGGAAGAAAATAAGCACTATACGTTCAAAGACGGCACGTATGCGCCAATTCAACCAATTTTTACAGAAGAACGCAATCAGGCCAACAATTTCTTGACGGGTACGGATGACAAAAACTACCCGACGTACTGGCAGGCACGCGTCCGCAAAGATATGCGTTTGTTTGATGCCTGGAATTTGATGAACGGTTTGGCGCCAGCATCGACCAAAGTTGTGGATCAGTTAGGCTATGCGCCTTACATGGCTATTTTCTCGAAAAACTTCCTGCAATTGAACACGATGTCGAGCGACTATACGACGAAGCTGATTTTCGGCGCTGAGCCGGCTAGCGGGATTGATGCCTTCATAACGAAATTCAAAGCCGCAGGCGCTGACGATAGTTTCAAAGAAGTTAATGACTGGTATGCAACAGTGAAGAAATAA
- a CDS encoding VOC family protein, which yields MSMQITTYIMLDGTAKEAIAFYQKALGAKLLFMQTAGEGPQNPDKPMSEAEKEPVAHAVLKVDGGELMVADSLPDQPPQQGNQVSVCLTLDEAAQAREIFEALKENGHVEIPLGEMYFSPAFGLVVDKFGVTFQIFTKRAR from the coding sequence ATGAGCATGCAAATAACAACGTACATCATGTTGGATGGAACCGCGAAGGAAGCAATCGCCTTTTACCAAAAAGCATTGGGGGCCAAGCTGCTTTTCATGCAAACAGCGGGCGAGGGTCCACAAAATCCTGATAAGCCCATGTCTGAAGCTGAAAAAGAGCCTGTGGCGCACGCCGTATTAAAAGTCGACGGAGGCGAACTGATGGTTGCTGATTCCCTCCCTGACCAACCCCCGCAGCAAGGAAATCAAGTGAGCGTCTGCCTGACTTTGGACGAAGCCGCGCAAGCCAGAGAGATCTTTGAAGCTTTGAAGGAGAATGGACACGTGGAAATCCCTTTAGGCGAAATGTACTTCAGCCCAGCTTTTGGATTGGTCGTAGATAAATTCGGTGTAACTTTTCAAATTTTCACCAAGCGAGCCCGTTAA